In a single window of the Metopolophium dirhodum isolate CAU chromosome 2, ASM1992520v1, whole genome shotgun sequence genome:
- the LOC132938518 gene encoding UDP-glycosyltransferase UGT4-like: MSYQVLTIIAILTISGSCVVRPIAAGADILAFFPLPIYSHFSGFNPLFLELANRGHRVTVVSPFYPKGNVPTNYRHVPIPDVKIQRIRNPLEIRHTYRVTNMINVKQGMMKMVTRTLELNETRAFLNDTRYAFDLVLTECWYSDIYLAIGHRYSAPAVCLSPMAPSVTLSQSLGVPDHPAYVPSFWLRYSDSMSFGERVYNTAIAAAELIVSEVAFRSTDQQMLDDLYTYPGHRNCPPLDTLRQAVQLTLVNGHHSVSYARPYPPNVVQVAGMHMRPQTSATVDRKFKALLDGATHGAIYFSFGSNIKMSDLGKRDVQAFVESFRKLKQIVLWKWENGTIANLPDNVYIDKWFPQQYILSHKNCKLFITHGGYHSLVEALHYGLPLIGFPFYTDQFYNMRFVIENGFGIEILLENLNVKVLVDAIGKIFSDVSYKKNAKTASNIFLDLPVSAMDTAVHSVEYLIRNGVADYKLPTSTSLNRYQYFLIDVMVFIGAVVALTALILYKSIGYLRKIINLKDKKSK, translated from the exons ATGTCTTATCAA GTTTTAACAATCATCGCGATTTTGACAATCTCAGGTAGCTGCGTTGTTCGTCCGATTGCTGCCGGCGCGGATATATTGGCGTTCTTCCCGTTGCCAATTTATAGTCATTTTTCCGGTTTCAATCCGCTGTTCTTGGAATTGGCGAACCGCGGTCACCGCGTGACCGTAGTCAGCCCGTTCTATCCAAAAGGAAATGTGCCGACCAATTACCGACATGTACCCATTCCCGatg TGAAAATCCAGAGAATTCGCAATCCACTGGAAATCCGCCATACGTATCGGGTGACCAATATGATCAACGTCAAGCAGGGTATGATGAAGATGGTCACGCGGACTCTGGAGCTGAACGAGACTCGTGCGTTTCTCAACGACACTCGGTATGCCTTCGATCTGGTTTTGACCGAATGCTGGTACAGCGACATTTACCTGGCAATAGGTCACAG ATATTCCGCTCCGGCGGTGTGCCTGAGCCCGATGGCACCGTCGGTGACGCTCAGCCAATCGCTGGGCGTGCCGGACCATCCCGCGTACGTGCCGTCGTTCTGGCTCCGGTACTCGGACTCCATGTCGTTTGGCGAACGGGTGTACAACACGGCGATCGCTGCCGCCGAGCTCATCGTGTCCGAGGTCGCGTTCCGGTCAACGGATCAGCAGATGCTGGACGATCTGTACACGTACCCCGGACACCGGAACTGCCCGCCGCTGGACACGCTCCGCCAAGCCGTCCAGCTCACGTTGGTCAACGGCCATCACTCCGTGTCGTACGCCAGGCCGTATCCTCCGAACGTGGTGCAAGTGGCCGGCATGCACATGCGGCCGCAGACGTCCGCCACCGTTGACCGG AAATTCAAAGCACTCCTCGACGGTGCAACCCACGGGGCGATCTACTTCAGTTTCGGATCGAACATAAAGATGTCGGACCTGGGGAAACGCGATGTCCAAGCATTTGTCGAATCGTTCAGGAAGCTCAAGCAAATAGTGCTGTGGAAATGGGAAAACGGCACCATTGCTAACCTGCCCGACAATGTGTACATCGATAAATGGTTTCCACAACAATACATATTGA GCCATAAAAACTGTAAGCTGTTCATCACTCACGGAGGATATCACAGTCTCGTGGAGGCCTTGCACTATGGTTTGCCGTTGATTGGTTTCCCGTTTTATACCGACCAGTTTTATAACATGAGGTTTGTCATTGAAAACGGTTTTGGAATAGAAATCTTACTGGAAAACCTAAACGTAAAAGTCCTCGTCGATGCTATAGGAAAAATCTTCTCCGATGTAAG TTATAAGAAGAACGCAAAAACAGCTTCCAATATTTTCTTAGACCTTCCAGTTTCCGCGATGGATACCGCAGTGCATTCGGTCGAATACTTAATCCGAAACGGTGTTGCAGATTACAAATTGCCCACGTCCACGAGCTTGAACCGATATCAATATTTTCTGATCGATGTAATGGTTTTCATTGGCGCTGTTGTAGCTTTAACTgcgttaattttatataaatccaTCGGTTACTTaaggaaaataattaatttaaaagacaaaaagtcaaaataa